A region of Micromonospora sp. WMMD882 DNA encodes the following proteins:
- a CDS encoding alpha/beta hydrolase, which translates to MPLDPTYAMIRRYRAATGFTPLYTMTVEEARRADAETEAGAWDWHPHPEEVFDLAVPGPAGEVPVRVYRPRSDRPLPMLMYFNGGGFVVGSLNTSDSICRALASLTRCVVVSVGYRLAPENPFPAAVDDSYAVLRWATEHAAEIGADGRRTAVAGDSSGGNVAAVMALMARDDDGPSLTAQVLVYPPLHNDLDSESMREHRDPMFFNAHSSAWFWSLYLADPADGDSPYASPLKAVDHRGLPAALIMAGELCPVRDEDRAYADALSRAGVPVEYHEYPGLPHGFLAVSAKLPTGRDALRLIARFLRRRFGTEHEVEPAAEAPATVVVGAAQR; encoded by the coding sequence ATGCCCCTCGATCCCACCTACGCGATGATCCGGAGATACCGGGCGGCGACCGGTTTCACGCCGCTCTACACGATGACCGTGGAGGAGGCTCGCCGCGCGGATGCCGAGACCGAGGCCGGGGCCTGGGACTGGCACCCGCACCCCGAGGAGGTCTTCGATCTGGCGGTGCCCGGTCCCGCCGGGGAGGTGCCGGTCCGGGTGTACCGCCCGCGCAGCGACCGACCGCTGCCCATGCTGATGTACTTCAACGGCGGCGGTTTCGTCGTCGGCTCGCTGAACACGTCGGACTCGATCTGCCGCGCGCTGGCCAGCCTGACGCGCTGCGTGGTGGTTTCGGTGGGCTACCGGCTCGCCCCCGAGAACCCCTTTCCGGCCGCTGTCGACGACTCCTACGCGGTGCTGAGGTGGGCGACGGAGCACGCCGCCGAGATCGGCGCGGACGGTCGCCGTACCGCCGTCGCCGGTGACAGCTCCGGCGGCAACGTGGCCGCGGTGATGGCGCTGATGGCGCGGGACGACGACGGGCCGTCGCTCACCGCGCAGGTGCTCGTCTACCCGCCGTTGCACAACGACCTGGACTCGGAGTCCATGCGCGAGCACCGGGACCCGATGTTCTTCAACGCCCATTCGAGCGCGTGGTTCTGGAGTCTCTATCTCGCCGACCCCGCCGACGGGGACTCCCCCTACGCCTCGCCGCTCAAGGCCGTCGACCACCGTGGACTTCCGGCAGCGTTGATCATGGCGGGCGAGCTGTGTCCGGTGCGGGACGAGGACAGGGCGTACGCGGACGCGCTCTCACGGGCGGGCGTGCCGGTGGAGTACCACGAGTACCCCGGCCTGCCACACGGGTTCCTGGCGGTGTCCGCGAAGCTGCCGACCGGCCGGGACGCGCTCCGGCTGATCGCCCGGTTCCTGCGGCGACGGTTCGGGACGGAGCACGAGGTCGAACCGGCCGCCGAGGCCCCCGCCACCGTGGTCGTCGGCGCCGCCCAGAGGTGA
- a CDS encoding SDR family oxidoreductase: MSDFEGLVALVTGGASGIGLATAKLLSSRGARVAALDRKPEGLPDGILGVQADVTDDAQVRAAVDAVVERFGRLDVVVNNAGIGAVGDVAANGDDEWLRVLDVNVVGMVRVARHALPHLRRSTAASIVNTCSVVAWAGVQQRALYSASKGAVYALTLAMAADHVREGIRVNCVAPGSADTPWIGRSLAQAADPVAARAALDAFQPTGRLVTADEVAGAIAYLASPLSSASVGTVLAVDNGMHGLRLRPPAPA; encoded by the coding sequence TTGAGTGACTTCGAAGGACTGGTCGCCCTCGTCACCGGCGGGGCGTCCGGAATCGGCCTGGCCACGGCGAAACTGCTGAGCAGCAGGGGCGCCAGGGTCGCCGCCCTCGACCGGAAACCGGAGGGGCTGCCGGACGGCATCCTGGGCGTGCAGGCCGACGTGACCGACGACGCCCAGGTCAGGGCTGCCGTCGACGCCGTGGTCGAGCGGTTCGGTCGGCTGGACGTCGTGGTGAACAACGCCGGGATCGGCGCCGTCGGCGACGTCGCCGCGAACGGTGACGACGAGTGGCTGCGCGTGCTGGACGTCAACGTGGTGGGAATGGTCCGGGTCGCCCGGCACGCGCTGCCGCACCTGCGGCGGTCCACCGCCGCGTCGATCGTCAACACCTGCTCCGTCGTGGCGTGGGCCGGGGTGCAGCAGCGGGCGCTGTACTCGGCCAGCAAGGGCGCGGTGTACGCGTTGACGCTGGCGATGGCGGCGGACCACGTGCGGGAGGGCATCCGGGTCAACTGCGTCGCGCCCGGTTCCGCGGACACCCCCTGGATCGGCAGGTCGCTCGCGCAGGCGGCGGACCCGGTGGCCGCCCGCGCCGCGCTCGACGCGTTCCAGCCGACCGGCCGGCTGGTGACCGCCGACGAGGTGGCCGGCGCGATCGCCTACCTGGCCAGCCCGTTGTCGAGCGCCTCGGTGGGCACGGTGCTGGCCGTGGACAACGGCATGCACGGCCTGCGGCTGCGGCCTCCGGCGCCGGCGTAG
- the rocD gene encoding ornithine--oxo-acid transaminase, producing the protein MTVDTMSARDHMALAERWGAHDSVPFPVVLSHGEGAWVYDLEGRRYLDFHGGYSATNFGHRHPALVAAAKAQLDRLTLSTRAFHHDQYAPFCRELAELTGTETVLLSNSGGEAVDTAVKIARKWAYQVKGVPDGAAEVVVAGANFHGRTTTIVSFSTNSSHRAGFGPFTPGFRVVPYGDIDALRAAVNGNTAAVLLESIQGEAGVIPPPKGYLAEVRDLCDDTGTLFVADEIQCGLARAGTTLALDHEGVHADLYTLGKSLGGGLLPVSAVVGRADVIGVITPGDHGSTFGGNPLACAVGRAAVRLLATGEFQERSRDLGAYLHARLNELDGVSEVRGRGLWAGVQLDEERVAGRRVTEALAERGLVCKEARGHLRVAPPLVVTREEIDLGVDIIADVLS; encoded by the coding sequence ATGACCGTGGACACCATGTCCGCCCGGGATCACATGGCCCTGGCGGAGCGCTGGGGCGCGCACGACTCCGTACCGTTTCCCGTGGTGCTCAGCCACGGCGAGGGCGCCTGGGTGTACGACCTGGAGGGCCGGCGGTACCTCGACTTCCACGGCGGCTACTCGGCGACCAACTTCGGCCACCGGCATCCCGCGCTCGTCGCCGCGGCGAAGGCACAGCTCGACCGTCTGACGCTGAGCACCCGGGCGTTCCACCACGACCAGTACGCGCCGTTCTGCCGCGAGCTGGCGGAGCTGACGGGCACCGAGACGGTGCTGCTGTCCAACTCCGGCGGCGAGGCCGTCGACACCGCCGTGAAGATCGCCAGGAAGTGGGCGTACCAGGTCAAGGGCGTGCCGGACGGCGCCGCCGAGGTCGTCGTCGCCGGGGCGAACTTCCACGGGCGTACGACGACGATCGTCTCGTTCTCCACCAACAGCAGCCACCGGGCCGGGTTCGGCCCGTTCACGCCCGGCTTCCGGGTGGTCCCGTACGGCGACATCGACGCGCTTCGCGCGGCGGTGAACGGGAACACCGCGGCGGTCCTGCTGGAGTCGATCCAGGGTGAGGCGGGTGTGATCCCTCCGCCGAAGGGCTACCTGGCGGAGGTCCGTGACCTGTGCGACGACACCGGCACGTTGTTCGTCGCGGACGAGATCCAGTGCGGGCTGGCCCGCGCCGGCACGACCCTGGCGCTCGACCACGAAGGTGTCCACGCGGACCTGTACACCCTGGGCAAGAGCCTGGGGGGCGGACTCCTGCCGGTGTCCGCGGTGGTCGGCCGCGCCGACGTCATCGGCGTGATCACGCCCGGCGACCACGGCTCGACCTTCGGCGGCAACCCGCTCGCCTGCGCGGTCGGTCGGGCCGCGGTACGGCTGCTGGCCACCGGGGAGTTCCAGGAGCGCTCCCGCGACCTGGGCGCGTACCTGCACGCCCGCCTCAACGAGCTGGACGGCGTGTCGGAGGTCCGGGGACGTGGCCTGTGGGCCGGCGTGCAGCTCGACGAGGAGCGGGTGGCCGGGCGTCGGGTGACCGAGGCGCTGGCCGAGCGCGGCCTGGTCTGCAAGGAGGCCAGGGGGCACCTACGGGTGGCGCCCCCGCTGGTCGTCACCCGCGAGGAGATCGACCTCGGCGTCGACATCATCGCCGACGTGCTGTCGTGA
- a CDS encoding M23 family metallopeptidase, translating into MILSGEPRPGPPPEVHHGAPRPEDLGGIAYLRGLSRRGLLTGAALAASGVSAAFALLPDAARAAGGYQRPCGNVRISSSWQDHRNRTPPSGEPGTDYAVGTGTPVVAAANGTIRYVKTDTSTATGRVVGMAHDDGNYTRHLHLSRIAVSTGQRVARGQTIAYSGASANGSDSGVGPHVHTSLWLNTGSPTDFRATVDFEGHVGDATNPNPPDQEADEVFIANVKGNWYLVVPQGTGKPRAVVLGGDSNAAASGIPVLNFSWDPSINALRAAVDGIG; encoded by the coding sequence ATGATCCTCAGTGGGGAGCCTCGCCCCGGCCCTCCTCCGGAGGTCCACCACGGCGCGCCGCGCCCGGAGGACCTCGGTGGCATCGCCTACCTGCGGGGGCTGTCGAGGCGAGGGCTGCTCACCGGCGCCGCGTTGGCGGCGTCCGGGGTGTCGGCCGCCTTCGCGCTGCTGCCCGACGCCGCCCGGGCCGCCGGCGGCTACCAGCGGCCGTGTGGAAACGTCCGGATCTCCAGCTCCTGGCAGGACCACCGGAACCGGACGCCGCCCTCGGGCGAGCCGGGCACCGACTACGCGGTCGGGACCGGCACCCCCGTCGTGGCCGCGGCGAACGGCACGATCCGCTACGTGAAGACCGACACCTCCACCGCGACCGGACGGGTCGTCGGGATGGCCCACGACGACGGCAACTACACCCGTCACCTGCACCTGTCGAGGATCGCCGTGTCCACCGGTCAACGGGTGGCACGCGGCCAGACGATCGCCTACTCCGGGGCCTCGGCGAACGGCAGTGACAGCGGTGTCGGACCGCACGTGCACACGAGTCTCTGGCTGAACACCGGCAGTCCGACGGACTTCCGCGCGACGGTGGACTTCGAGGGCCACGTCGGCGACGCCACCAACCCGAACCCGCCCGACCAGGAGGCTGACGAAGTGTTCATCGCGAACGTGAAGGGCAACTGGTACCTCGTGGTCCCGCAGGGCACCGGTAAGCCGCGGGCGGTGGTGCTCGGCGGCGACAGCAACGCCGCCGCCTCCGGCATCCCCGTCCTGAACTTCAGTTGGGACCCGTCGATCAACGCGCTCAGGGCCGCCGTCGACGGCATCGGCTGA
- a CDS encoding AraC family transcriptional regulator, whose product MDTLTEVLDHLRSAGALVGQSLMSPPWTVRLDEGASLTLVTMLRGEAWLVTAGAEAVHLGTRDLAVLTGPEPFDVASDPDRSAAPFYVLTASGACTDAAGTVLAEESVQLGVRTCGTHLDAEHALLTGSFTTTGRIAERLLGALPRVLVVPRERQRSPLLEVFEAEVARDEPGQQAVLDRLLELVLIGALRDWFALPEASAPRWYHAAADPVVGPALRAIHDEPARPWTVGTLAREARVSRATFARRFAELMGEPPISYLTGWRLCLASDLLQRTDDTIGSIARQVGYSGAYALSAAFTREYDVPPGRHRALAARRP is encoded by the coding sequence GTGGACACGCTGACCGAGGTGCTCGACCACCTCCGCTCCGCGGGCGCGCTCGTCGGGCAGAGCCTGATGTCGCCGCCGTGGACGGTCCGGCTCGACGAGGGCGCGTCGCTGACCCTGGTGACGATGCTGCGCGGCGAGGCGTGGCTGGTCACCGCCGGGGCCGAGGCCGTCCACCTGGGCACCCGTGACCTCGCCGTCCTGACCGGCCCGGAGCCGTTCGACGTCGCCAGCGACCCCGACCGGTCGGCCGCGCCCTTCTACGTGCTCACCGCGTCGGGCGCCTGCACGGACGCGGCCGGCACCGTGCTCGCCGAGGAGAGCGTCCAGCTCGGCGTCCGCACCTGCGGCACCCACCTGGACGCCGAGCACGCCCTGCTCACCGGGTCGTTCACCACCACCGGCCGGATCGCCGAGCGGCTGCTCGGCGCGCTGCCCCGGGTGCTCGTGGTGCCGCGCGAGCGGCAGCGGTCACCCCTGCTGGAGGTCTTCGAGGCGGAGGTGGCCCGCGACGAGCCCGGCCAGCAGGCGGTGCTGGACCGGCTCCTGGAGCTGGTGCTGATCGGCGCCCTGCGGGACTGGTTCGCCCTGCCCGAGGCGTCCGCGCCGCGCTGGTACCACGCCGCGGCCGACCCGGTGGTGGGCCCGGCGCTGCGGGCCATCCACGACGAGCCGGCCCGACCCTGGACGGTGGGGACGCTGGCCCGTGAGGCCCGGGTGTCCCGCGCCACGTTCGCCCGCAGGTTCGCCGAGCTGATGGGCGAGCCACCCATCTCGTACCTCACCGGGTGGCGGCTGTGTCTGGCGTCCGACCTGCTGCAACGCACCGACGACACGATCGGGTCCATCGCCCGGCAGGTCGGCTACTCCGGCGCGTACGCGCTCAGCGCGGCCTTCACCCGCGAGTACGACGTGCCGCCCGGTCGGCACCGGGCGCTCGCTGCCCGCCGCCCCTGA
- a CDS encoding NAD(P)H-dependent oxidoreductase, giving the protein MTTPDNSPTTIAHPPTPGNALWVYAHPRRGSFNDHLFRAGTEALSPRYRVTTSDLYAQGFDPALSERDLGGLAARPGNIAQLAGEAYAEGRLPADVRAEQDKLAAAELLVLQFPLWWYGPPAILKGWFDRVLTEGFAYGDLDPDLNVPRRYGDGALTGRRALVLVTAGEDAGSIGPRGISGDIDSLLFPITHGTLWYVGIEVLGLHVVHDADGLDAAGVDREVKRLRERLDGLATEPAQPFRRLRDGDYRVGRALRDDLLPGRADLGIHLAGDD; this is encoded by the coding sequence GTGACCACACCGGACAACTCCCCCACGACCATCGCCCACCCGCCGACGCCCGGCAACGCCCTGTGGGTGTACGCGCACCCGCGCCGGGGCTCGTTCAACGACCACCTGTTCCGGGCCGGGACGGAAGCGCTGTCGCCCCGCTACCGGGTGACCACCTCCGACCTGTACGCGCAGGGCTTCGACCCGGCGCTGTCCGAACGTGACCTGGGCGGGCTGGCCGCCCGGCCGGGCAACATCGCCCAGCTCGCCGGGGAGGCGTACGCCGAGGGCCGGTTGCCCGCCGACGTGCGCGCCGAGCAGGACAAGCTGGCCGCCGCCGAGCTGCTCGTCCTGCAGTTCCCGCTGTGGTGGTACGGCCCGCCCGCGATCCTCAAGGGCTGGTTCGACCGGGTGCTGACCGAAGGGTTCGCGTACGGCGACCTCGACCCCGACCTGAACGTGCCCCGCCGGTACGGCGACGGCGCGCTGACCGGCCGCCGGGCGCTCGTGCTCGTCACCGCCGGTGAGGACGCGGGCTCCATCGGCCCGCGCGGGATCAGCGGCGACATCGACTCGCTGCTCTTCCCGATCACCCACGGCACCCTCTGGTACGTCGGGATCGAGGTGCTGGGCCTGCACGTGGTCCACGACGCCGACGGGCTGGACGCCGCCGGCGTCGACCGGGAGGTGAAGCGGCTGCGGGAACGGCTCGACGGCCTCGCCACCGAGCCCGCCCAGCCGTTCCGGCGGCTGCGCGACGGCGACTACCGGGTCGGGCGGGCGCTGCGGGACGATCTGCTGCCCGGCCGCGCCGACCTGGGCATCCACCTGGCCGGCGACGACTGA
- a CDS encoding ribonucleotide-diphosphate reductase subunit beta, with the protein MPVTVTTTEPAVRPMLLDPGMDLTLRPMRYPHFFDRFKDAIKNTWTVEEVDLHSDLADLERLSPAERHLVSRLVAFFATGDTIVANNLVLNLYQHVNSPEGRLYLSRQLFEEAVHVQFYLNLLDTYVPDEKERFAAFAAIENIPSIRRKAEFCFRWIDSVFELRELRTRADRRAFLLNLICFAACIEGLFFYGAFAYVYFLRSRGLLNGLASGTNWVFRDESMHMAFAFDVVETVRREEPDLFDDELVRQVREMLAEAVECEAQFADDLLGQGVPGLSLTDMRQYLEHVADRRLAQLGIAPLYGASNPFAFMELQDVQELSNFFERRVSAYQVGVTGSVTFDDDF; encoded by the coding sequence ATGCCAGTGACCGTCACCACCACCGAACCCGCCGTCCGGCCGATGCTGCTCGACCCGGGCATGGACCTGACCCTGCGGCCGATGCGCTACCCGCACTTCTTCGACAGGTTCAAGGACGCCATCAAGAACACCTGGACGGTGGAGGAGGTCGACCTGCACTCCGACCTCGCCGACCTGGAGCGGCTCTCGCCCGCCGAGCGGCACCTGGTGTCCCGGCTGGTGGCGTTCTTCGCCACCGGCGACACCATCGTCGCCAACAACCTGGTGCTGAACCTCTACCAGCACGTGAACTCGCCGGAGGGGCGGCTCTACCTTTCCCGGCAGTTGTTCGAGGAGGCCGTGCACGTCCAGTTCTACCTGAACCTGCTGGACACCTACGTGCCCGACGAGAAGGAGCGGTTCGCCGCGTTCGCCGCGATCGAGAACATCCCCTCGATCCGGCGCAAGGCCGAGTTCTGCTTCCGTTGGATCGACTCGGTCTTCGAGCTGCGCGAGCTGCGGACCCGGGCGGACCGGCGGGCGTTCCTGCTCAACCTGATCTGCTTCGCCGCGTGCATCGAGGGGCTGTTCTTCTACGGGGCGTTCGCCTACGTCTACTTCCTGCGGTCCCGGGGGCTGCTCAACGGTCTCGCCTCCGGCACGAACTGGGTGTTCCGCGACGAGTCCATGCACATGGCGTTCGCGTTCGACGTGGTGGAGACGGTCCGCCGGGAGGAGCCGGACCTGTTCGACGACGAGCTGGTCCGCCAGGTGCGCGAGATGCTGGCCGAGGCGGTCGAGTGCGAGGCGCAGTTCGCCGACGACCTGCTCGGGCAGGGCGTCCCCGGGCTGTCGCTGACCGACATGCGGCAGTACCTGGAGCACGTGGCGGACCGTCGGCTCGCCCAGCTCGGCATCGCCCCGCTGTACGGCGCGTCGAACCCGTTCGCCTTCATGGAGTTGCAGGACGTGCAGGAGCTGTCCAACTTCTTCGAGCGGCGGGTGTCGGCGTACCAGGTCGGGGTGACCGGCAGCGTCACCTTCGACGACGACTTCTAG
- a CDS encoding ribonucleoside-diphosphate reductase subunit alpha gives MTVMRVRKRNGDTEPVDVNRIVRAVERWVGDLDQVDPLRVATKTISGLYDGATTAELDRLSIQTAAELIGEEPQYSKLAARLLAAYVDAEVRGQQVASFSQSIRYAHGLGLIGDATAAFVAAHAGQLDDAVDPAGDLRFEYFGLRTVADRYLLRHPESRLVVETPQFWLLRVACGLSRTPDEAVGFYRLMSSLAYLPSSPTLFNSGTRHTQMSSCFLVDSPRDELDSIYERYHQVAKLSKFSGGIGIAWSRVRGRGALIRGTNGRSNGIVPFLKTLDAGVAAVNQGGRRKGAACVYLEPWHPDVEEFLELRDNTGEDARRTHNLNLANWIPDEFMRRVEADGEWSLIDPSDAPELPDLYGEAFDEAYRAAEKKAVRTVQARDLYGRMMRTLAQTGNGWMTFKDASNRLSNQTGAPGNTIHLSNLCTEILEVNSDTETAVCNLGSVNLGAHVTAEGVDWEKLRATVRTAVVFLDRVIDINYYPAEQAAASNPRWRPVGLGLMGLQDAFFRLRLPFDSAAARELSTRVQEEILLTALETSAGLAERFGPHPAYPQTRAAQGDLHPDLWGVEPAQTGRWAALRERVGAHGLRNSLLVAIAPTATIASIAGCYECIEPQVSNLFKRETMSGEFLQVNTYLVEELKARGLWTAEVRERIRGAEGSVQGLTELPAEVRELFRTAWELPQRALIDLAAARAPYVDQSQSLNLFLAAPTIGKLSSMYLYAWKSGLKTTYYLRSRPATRIQQATVAVPAAADRPVTATVGVPAVGPLLTVTDDEALACSLENPETCEACQ, from the coding sequence ATGACGGTGATGCGGGTCCGCAAACGCAACGGGGACACCGAGCCGGTGGACGTCAACCGGATCGTCCGGGCGGTCGAACGGTGGGTCGGCGACCTGGACCAGGTGGACCCGCTGCGGGTGGCCACGAAGACGATCAGCGGCCTGTACGACGGGGCGACCACCGCCGAGCTGGACCGGCTCTCCATCCAGACGGCGGCGGAGCTGATCGGCGAGGAGCCGCAGTACTCGAAGCTGGCCGCCCGGCTGCTGGCCGCGTACGTTGACGCCGAGGTCCGTGGGCAGCAGGTGGCGAGCTTCAGTCAGTCCATCCGGTACGCGCACGGCCTCGGGCTGATCGGCGACGCGACGGCCGCGTTCGTGGCCGCGCACGCCGGGCAGCTCGACGACGCCGTGGACCCCGCCGGTGACCTGCGCTTCGAGTACTTCGGACTGCGTACCGTCGCCGACCGGTACCTGCTGCGGCACCCGGAGTCGCGGCTGGTGGTGGAGACGCCGCAGTTCTGGCTGCTGCGGGTGGCGTGCGGGCTGTCCCGGACGCCGGACGAGGCGGTCGGCTTCTACCGGCTGATGTCCAGCCTGGCGTACCTGCCCAGCTCGCCGACGCTGTTCAACTCGGGCACCCGGCACACCCAGATGTCGTCGTGTTTCCTGGTCGACTCGCCGCGCGACGAGCTGGACTCGATCTACGAGCGGTACCACCAGGTGGCGAAGCTGTCGAAGTTCTCCGGCGGCATCGGCATCGCCTGGTCCCGGGTACGCGGCCGGGGCGCGCTGATCCGGGGCACCAACGGCAGGTCCAACGGCATCGTGCCGTTCCTCAAGACCCTCGACGCCGGGGTGGCGGCGGTCAACCAGGGCGGCCGGCGCAAGGGCGCGGCCTGCGTCTACCTGGAGCCGTGGCACCCGGACGTCGAGGAGTTCCTGGAGCTGCGGGACAACACCGGCGAGGACGCCCGGCGCACCCACAACCTGAACCTGGCGAACTGGATCCCGGACGAGTTCATGCGTCGGGTCGAGGCGGACGGCGAGTGGTCGCTGATCGACCCGTCCGACGCCCCCGAGCTGCCCGACCTGTACGGGGAGGCGTTCGACGAGGCGTACCGGGCGGCCGAGAAGAAGGCCGTCCGCACGGTGCAGGCCCGCGACCTGTACGGGCGGATGATGCGCACCCTGGCGCAGACCGGCAACGGGTGGATGACGTTCAAGGACGCCTCGAACCGGCTCTCCAACCAGACCGGCGCGCCCGGCAACACCATCCACCTGTCGAACCTGTGCACCGAGATCCTGGAGGTGAACAGCGACACCGAGACCGCCGTGTGCAACCTCGGCTCGGTCAACCTCGGCGCGCACGTCACCGCCGAGGGCGTCGACTGGGAGAAGCTGCGCGCCACGGTCCGTACCGCGGTGGTGTTCCTGGACCGGGTCATCGACATCAACTACTACCCGGCCGAGCAGGCGGCGGCGTCGAACCCGCGGTGGCGGCCGGTCGGGCTCGGGCTGATGGGGTTGCAGGACGCGTTCTTCCGGCTGCGGCTGCCGTTCGACTCGGCGGCGGCCCGGGAGCTGTCCACCCGGGTGCAGGAGGAGATCCTGCTGACCGCCCTGGAGACGTCCGCCGGGCTGGCCGAGCGGTTCGGCCCGCATCCCGCGTACCCGCAGACCCGGGCCGCGCAGGGTGACCTGCACCCGGACCTGTGGGGCGTGGAGCCCGCGCAGACCGGCCGGTGGGCGGCGCTGCGCGAGCGGGTCGGCGCGCACGGGCTGCGCAACTCGCTGCTGGTGGCGATCGCCCCGACGGCCACCATCGCCTCGATCGCCGGCTGCTACGAGTGCATCGAGCCGCAGGTGTCCAACCTGTTCAAGCGGGAGACGATGTCCGGCGAGTTCCTCCAGGTCAACACGTACCTGGTGGAGGAGCTGAAGGCCCGTGGACTGTGGACGGCCGAGGTCCGGGAGCGGATCCGGGGCGCCGAGGGGTCGGTGCAGGGGCTCACCGAGCTGCCCGCCGAGGTGCGGGAGCTGTTCCGTACGGCGTGGGAGCTGCCGCAGCGGGCGCTGATCGACCTGGCCGCCGCCCGCGCGCCGTACGTGGACCAGTCGCAGTCGCTGAACCTGTTCCTGGCCGCGCCGACCATCGGCAAGCTGTCCTCGATGTACCTCTACGCCTGGAAGTCCGGGCTGAAGACCACGTACTACCTGCGGTCGCGTCCCGCGACCCGGATCCAGCAGGCCACCGTCGCCGTCCCGGCGGCAGCGGACCGGCCGGTCACCGCCACCGTCGGCGTGCCGGCCGTCGGGCCGCTGCTCACCGTGACCGACGACGAGGCGTTGGCCTGCTCCCTGGAGAACCCCGAGACCTGCGAGGCATGCCAGTGA
- a CDS encoding cold shock domain-containing protein, translated as MALVGKLIRFDDVRGYGFIAPSAGGEDVFVHANDFGERRHEVHSGLRVEYEVEEGERGLKAASVRILDTPTPRVERQPGAVRATREDDDGLCDVLSPLEFMTEVTESLITRVPTLTGAQIAAIRETLTERARAHGWVEA; from the coding sequence GTGGCGCTGGTAGGAAAGCTGATCCGGTTCGACGACGTGCGTGGCTACGGGTTCATCGCCCCGTCCGCCGGGGGCGAGGACGTCTTCGTCCACGCGAACGACTTCGGGGAACGCCGGCACGAGGTCCATTCCGGTCTGCGGGTGGAGTACGAGGTCGAGGAGGGCGAGCGCGGCCTGAAGGCGGCGAGCGTGCGGATCCTCGACACGCCGACGCCCCGGGTGGAGCGTCAGCCGGGCGCCGTGCGGGCGACCCGGGAGGACGACGACGGCCTGTGCGACGTGCTGTCGCCGCTGGAGTTCATGACCGAGGTGACCGAGTCGTTGATCACCCGGGTGCCGACGCTGACCGGCGCGCAGATCGCGGCGATCCGGGAGACGCTCACCGAGCGGGCCCGCGCCCACGGCTGGGTCGAGGCCTGA